In one Agrobacterium tumefaciens genomic region, the following are encoded:
- a CDS encoding SDR family oxidoreductase, producing MQDRKDRVAVVTGAAGDIGRAIAVALSESHEKVVLVDIDADALSTALSLLSGSAFVPKTCDVTDPQDLARLALEVAELGDVATLVNNAGAARAVSLHDTTAEIWRKDNALNLEAPFLCFRAFEEALKRTQGSVINITSVNGMSVFGHPAYSAAKAGLIHLTKLIAVEYGKFGIRSNAVAPGTVRTQAWEARAAVNPQVFEEAKHWYPLQRIVRPEDVANAVAFLAGPQAASISGVCLPVDCGLTAGQAPLARTFSQSEHY from the coding sequence ATGCAGGACAGGAAAGACCGGGTCGCCGTCGTAACGGGGGCGGCAGGTGACATAGGCCGGGCAATTGCCGTGGCGCTTTCTGAAAGCCATGAAAAGGTGGTGTTGGTTGATATCGATGCCGACGCCCTTTCCACTGCGCTTTCCCTGCTTTCCGGTTCCGCCTTCGTTCCGAAAACCTGCGATGTGACCGATCCGCAGGACCTTGCAAGGCTGGCCCTGGAGGTCGCGGAGTTGGGTGATGTCGCGACCCTGGTCAACAATGCGGGCGCTGCAAGAGCGGTCAGCCTGCACGACACGACCGCCGAGATATGGCGCAAGGACAATGCCCTTAATCTGGAAGCGCCGTTTCTCTGCTTCAGGGCTTTCGAAGAGGCGCTGAAGCGGACGCAGGGATCTGTCATCAATATCACCTCCGTCAACGGCATGTCGGTGTTCGGCCATCCGGCCTATAGCGCCGCGAAGGCGGGGCTGATCCATCTGACGAAGCTGATCGCCGTCGAATACGGTAAATTCGGCATCCGTTCCAATGCCGTTGCGCCGGGAACCGTGCGCACGCAGGCATGGGAGGCGCGGGCGGCGGTCAATCCTCAGGTTTTTGAGGAAGCCAAGCACTGGTATCCATTGCAGCGCATCGTGCGGCCAGAAGATGTGGCCAATGCCGTCGCCTTTCTGGCCGGGCCGCAGGCGGCCTCCATCAGCGGCGTGTGCCTGCCGGTGGACTGCGGGCTGACGGCGGGGCAGGCGCCGCTTGCCCGTACTTTCTCGCAATCCGAACACTACTGA